The following coding sequences are from one Eulemur rufifrons isolate Redbay chromosome 13, OSU_ERuf_1, whole genome shotgun sequence window:
- the ADH5 gene encoding alcohol dehydrogenase class-3, translating to MASQVIKCKAAVAWEAGKPLSIEEIEVAPPKAHEVRIKILATAVCHTDAYTLSGADPEGCFPVILGHEGAGIVESVGEGVTKLKAGDTVIPLYIPQCGECKFCLNPKTNLCQKIRVTQGKGLMPDGTSRFTCKGKTILHYMGTSTFSEYTVVADISVAKIDPLAPLDKVCLLGCGISTGYGAAVNTAKVEPGSTCAVFGLGGVGLAVIMGCKVAGASRIIGVDINKDKFAKAKEFGASECINPQDFSKPIQEVLVEMTDGGVDYSFECIGNVKVMRAALEACHKGWGTSVVVGVAASGEEIATRPFQLVTGRTWKGTAFGGWKSVESIPKLVSEYMSKKIKVDEFVTHNLSFDKINKAFELMHSGKSIRTVVKI from the exons gTTATCAAATGTAAGGCTGCAGTTGCCTGGGAAGCTGGAAAGCCTCTCTCCATAGAGGAGATAGAGGTGGCACCCCCAAAGGCTCATGAAGTTCGCATTAAG ATCCTTGCCACTGCAGTGTGTCACACCGATGCCTATACGCTGAGTGGGGCTGATCCTGAGGGGTGTTTCCCAGTGATTTTGGGACACGAAGGCGCTGGAATTGTGGAAAGTGTTGGTGAAGGAGTTACGAAGCTGAAAGCAG GTGATACCGTCATCCCACTTTATATCCCACAGTGTGGAGAATGCAAATTTTGTCTGAATCCTAAAACGAACCTTTGCCAGAAGATAAG AGTCACTCAAGGGAAAGGATTAATGCCAGATGGTACCAGCAGATTTACTTGCAAAGGAAAGACAATTCTACATTACATGGGAACCAGCACGTTTTCTGAATACACAGTTGTGGCTGATATCTCTGTTGCTAAAATAGATCCCTTAGCACCTTTGGATAAAGTCTGCCTCCTGGGCTGCGGCATTTCAACTGGTTATGGCGCCGCTGTGAACACTGCCAAG GTGGAGCCTGGCTCTACTTGTGCCGTCTTCGGCCTGGGAGGAGTTGGACTGGCCGTGATCATGGGCTGTAAAGTGGCCGGTGCATCCCGGATCATTGGTGTGGACATCAATAAAGATAAATTTGCAAAGGCCAAAGAGTTTGGAGCGTCTGAATGTATCAACCCCCAGGACTTCAGTAAACCCATCCAGGAAGTGCTGGTTGAGATGACTGACGGAGGCGTGGACTATTCCTTTGAGTGTATTGGCAACGTGAAGGTCATG AGAGCGGCGCTGGAGGCCTGCCACAAAGGCTGGGGCACCAGTGTGGTGGTTGGAGTAGCTGCTTCAGGTGAAGAAATAGCCACCCGTCCGTTCCAGCTGGTTACAGGCCGCACCTGGAAAGGCACTGCCTTTGGAG gatggaAGAGTGTAGAAAGTATTCCAAAGCTGGTGTCTGAATATATGTCCAAAAAGATAAAAGTTGATGAATTTGTGACTCACAATCTGTCTTTTGACAAAATTAACAAAGCTTTCGAACTGATGCATTCTGGGAAGAG CATTCGAACTGTTGTAAAGATTTAA